A window of Apium graveolens cultivar Ventura chromosome 8, ASM990537v1, whole genome shotgun sequence contains these coding sequences:
- the LOC141677921 gene encoding uncharacterized protein LOC141677921, which produces MLFVLILDCSYYDSYREMRKSLGLPDQRLPVDFCSDSDEDELEDDDEIWMQKQCNSMLEIVGIVYLGEVNVEPRNQLGRIYMASPVGILDIYNVGQVDEEDTRETLQPGDEFDVKDIKGPIPFQNDCNSLDIDLFHGAFKGHIYDVFANKQFYSRDDAYLQEVKLASTDGTGDIVLLMGFYAHATIARVEVRLKTSVAVNVHGCISASNTELDKCRATSVLFLKQQQKRIIVGTDGLIPLSRSLVAVPFESDLYLDISLVVDGHTLQATMSFSARKTGVLTKNFKNFSATVNWDALYYNSKKVNEA; this is translated from the exons ATGCTGTTTGTGTTGATCTTGGATTGCAGTTATTACGACAGTTATAGAGAGATGAGAAAATCCTTGGGATTACCGGATCAACGGCTGCCTGTAGATTTTTGTTCAGATTCAGACGAGGACGAATTAGAGGACGATGATGAGATCTGGATgcag AAACAATGCAACTCCATGTTGGAGATCGTTGGAATAGTCTATCTAGGCGAAGTTAATGTAGAGCCTCGGAATCAGCTTGGCAGGATTTACATGGCATCTCCTGTTGGTATTCTTGACATATACAATGTAGGCCAAGTAGATGAGGAGGACACTAGGGAAACACTTCAACCCGGAGATGAATTTGATGTCAAGGACATCAAAGGCCCTATTCCTTTCCAAAATGATTGTAACAGCCTGGACATTGATCTCTTTCATGGCGCCTTCAAGGGTCACATATATGATGTTTTTGCTAATAAGCAATTTTACTCTAGAGATGATGCTTATTTACAGGAGGTAAAACTTGCTTCAACTGATGGCACAGGAGATATTGTTCTTCTCATGGGCTTTTATGCTCATGCCACTATAGCACGAGTGGAGGTTAGGTTAAAGACCTCCGTTGCAGTAAATGTTCATGGATGCATTTCCGCATCCAACACTGAATTGGACAAATGCAGGGCTACTAGCGTACTCTTTCTGAAACAGCAACAGAAACGAATAATTGTAGGAACTGATGGCCTGATTCCCTTGTCCAGATCCCTTGTAGCTGTTCCATTTGAGTCTGATTTATATCTGGACATCTCCTTGGTTGTTGATGGTCATACTCTCCAAGCCACTATGTCTTTTTCTGCTCGTAAAACCGGGGTTTTAacaaagaatttcaaaaatttcTCAGCAACAGTCAACTGGGATGCATTGTATTATAACTCCAAGAAGGTGAATGAAGCTTAA